The Capra hircus breed San Clemente chromosome 22, ASM170441v1, whole genome shotgun sequence DNA segment GTTAGCTTGATGATTGAACtataataaagtattattttGTTGTAGAGTGACATGTTTTATCTGGATGTTTCACTTTTAACTATTTGGCTGCTTTTCAGAAATCCTCAGAACAGATTGCTAAATTACAGAAACTTCATGAAGAGGAGTTGGCTAGCAAAGAGCAGGAACTGATGAAGAAGCTTCAGACCCAAGAAACAGAATTTCAGGAGCAAATGAGACTAGCTCTTGTAAGTACCTACAGTATTTTGTTTTTCCCTCATTATAAAGTTGTCACGCCCTCACCCCTGCCTTCTAGGTTGAGGTCACACTACTCTCAGCCTTGACTTTTGAGGATGCAGAGAGACTGACTGTAGGCAGGAATGAGGCTGTCAGAATTTGTTGATTTAGTATTGTCTGAACATTAAATTTGCTTGTCTAACAAGCTTTCATTAATCAGTTTGTTTGTGGATCATTCCTCTCACCCTGGCTGTAGGCTATGATTAGGGGGAAATAAAGGGGAGGATAGGTTAACTGAAGCAATTGGCCAGCAACTGCATATAATTTAGCAAGAATGTCTCGATAGATATCAGATACCACACTGAATGTATCAGAGCTTAAGGCTCAGAAAGCTTGCttgaatgcatttttaaagaggACAAAATGAAAATGACCAAGTTCACAGatggacagtggtaaagaatccgcctgctgatgcaggggatacaggggattcgggtttgatccctggattgggaacattCCTTGGGGgaacaagtattcttgcctggaaaatcccatggacagaagagcctggtgggctgcagttcatgggatcacaaagagtcggacacgactgagcacgtatGCAGTTTTCCTTTTAAGTAGAACGATATCAGTAATTTTCAGTCTAtatgatgttaaaaaaataaagtaaaataagaaaaaactggcttgaactaACTAAAACAATAACCAAAAAAGCAAAGATAAGAAAGAGTTGTTGGTATGGTATAATTTGAAAGTTTGAaacaaaaactattttatttaaattgtgaAAAGCCTATTTAGATAagttaccttgctgctgctgctgctgctaagtcgcttcagtcgtgtccgactctgtgcgaccccatagatggcagcccaccaggctcgcctgtccctgggattctcaaggcaagaacactggagtgggttgccatttccttctccagtgcatgaaagtgaagagtgaaagtgaaatcgctcagtcatatccgactcttagcgaccccacggactgcagcctaccaggctcctgcgtccatgggattttccagaagtATTAATGCCAAAAATGTAGATTATTGTTTTTATGTGAAGTTATTATCCATAAGATAATAggtataattaaaaaatacttctagTGTGAAAGGATGAGAAatagtttttataattttcatttcctttcttttccacatTTCTGTTTTCACTCTGGTTTGGACCTGGGGCTCTGAGGCTTTCTAGCAGCTGTGATCCTTGAACTGAGTCAGGGAGTTCTGTAATCCCTGTGGGGCCAAGAGACACATGGATTTACAGTACTGTTGGCTGAGGTTAGGGGTTTAGTTCATGGTTGTGAAATATACATCTGTATGGGCACATATTTGTATTCTTTGTTGGTCCAAAAAGGATTTGAAGTTGTTTACAAGAGTACTTAAAAATTACAACAGGACAGCGTAAATAGTAGCATGGAAATTAAAGGAACAAAGTGAGACACTAGGGACATAAATGAAGCAGGGGATGATGCTAAAAATTCTTGCCATTAAGACCTGCCATGGGTTTTCATACTGGAGTGATTGGGGCACTGTaattagagagggaaatggcagcccactccagtattcttgtctgaagaatccgatggaccaaggagcctggcgggctacagttcaaggagtcatgaaagagtcgaacatgactgagcaagtagcATGCAACTGGGGCACTGGACTCTGAACATTGACCTTGTTAATACTGTGTTTTGGGAATCGATAATTTCAGACATACTCCGACTAGTAAGCGCAGGACACACATAACACATGAAGCACACATACCTGCACGTGCTCTCGTCCCCTTCCACTCCTCTTCCTACCTAGTTTCTCAAAGAAGTTAGTTTGGCATTGAGAGTCAAAATTCTGCAGACTATTAGCATTTCCTCTTTTATATTTATGGGCATAGATGGCAATGCATTTAAATTATAGTTTATGTTAAACAGTTTAGTATGTTTAAAATGATGTTTCAAAATTGATGTTAtagaaactaattaaaaaaaaatcaatctgctTACAGTATGGTACAAAATCTTTCCTTAAAGCAATATACTTCACCAGAGTGAAATGGGCCAGATCTTAGGAGCTGTATAGACTTTTAGAGTTCCTTGATCTACTCTATGTATTCACATGTAGTCTCATTTTGATTAGCTTTTCCATGTGGGGTTCCCTATCATAGTAAGGTATTTCTcacaaattatataaatttacagcctaaattaatataaattatataagtcTATGGCCTAGAGTAGAAATATCAAACTCTAGAGGTAGTGACAATTATGTGACCCTGCACATTCAGTGATACTTTGCAAAGCATTTTAAGTAGTGAATACATAGTACatacacttcccaggtggtgctagtggtaaacaatcctcctgccagtgctgaagacataagagacacaggtttgatcccctggaaaagagcatgacaacccactccagtattcttgtctggagagtcccatggacagaggaccctggcgggctacagtccatggggtcgcagagagttggacgtgactgaagtgacttatttaGCACGCACTCGCACAGTAGGGCTACTGGAAACAAAATTTTTCATATTAGTTGTAATGTGGCAAAGACTGGCCAGACCATACTGGGAAAGCCACTATGCCCTGTTTCTGCAGACCAGAGTGTGAGAAGAGAGAGGTAACGATGCTGTCTACCTCACAGGTCTGGTGTGCAGATCAAATGAAATGAGTGATTCCTGTGGCAGTGCTTTGAGAATGCTGAAGATCTACATGGGTCTAAGGTCGTATGATTGTTTTTGGCACAGGAAAAAAGTCAGTCAGAATATTTGAAGATCACTCAAGAAAAAGATCAGCAAGAATCGTTGGCCTTGGAAGAGTTAGAGTTGCAGAAGAAAGCAATCCTCACAGAGAGTGAAAATAAACTTCGAGACCTTCAACAAGAAGCAGAGACATACAGAACTGTAAGTTTAAACACTGTTCAGGGCCCCGGGCTGTAGGGTTACTTGTATTAATACATGAAAACTCTTATTACGTACAGTCAATATAAAGTTGTAGCGAAGACTTTGTTTTAGATACACATATACGTGTGCTCctgaaaatggcaacctgctccagtattcttgctggggaatcccgtgggcagaggagcctggtgggctggagtccacggggtcgcagagtcaggacgcaacttgagcacacacacatacgtacacTCCATTTGTAGATGGTCAGAGCTATTTGTGGGAGGGGTCTGGTGTCTGCCTCATGGTGCTCCTGACTCTCTGCCTTTGGTTGACTGTATTTGTCAGGCACTCGCTCTAGTTCTGTGCCCTCAGTAAGCAGTGCAGCATCCTTGCTCCACTGCTTACTCACCTTCATCCTTAGGAAGAGGCCTCCTTTTGTAGGCAGCACTTGCCCTGACACCTTCTTATCTCTTCGCCTTCATCTCATGCCATGTCTGGACATTATTCATTTTCTGTTGTATCGGTTTATATACCCTGTTCCTCTACTTTTACActtaatttttctcctgttttcccatattaaaaaatagtcCTGTGATGAGCAGGTAAGTATGTCTATCTCAGTGTGCACATTTTTAAGGCCCTCTGTTCTTTCCCTTAACAGTGCATGAAGTATTTGACCTATTAGGAATAAATTAATGCTACTTAGACTTTTTAAACCCTTTTGCTCTGATTTAGACAGTGAAACAGTCTCAGTTCTTATGCATATTTCTAAACTATGTCTTATTAGCCCACTTCCAACATTTTGTAAGGTGGCATAGTCAAGGGGAATGGGTACTCAGGAGGCCTGCATCTTTCACTTGTTAgctttataaattaattatacCTTAATTTCCTTACATGTCACATGAAGAGGTTGCATCTGATAATTACTTAATACCATTCCAGTTCTGATGTTCCTTGGCTCTGCCTTAATTAGCTCTTTTTCCTTCAATCAAGATTGATATTTTCATGAGATAATAATATTTTACTATTACTTTTCGTAAACTGCTTTGGTAATTACTCTGGTGTAAGTTCCTTCTTTTTGAAAACATCTAAGTAATAATTTTTGGTGAAAAGCcagatacattatttttctttcaaaattaagtTATAAAAGTAATAGAATACTATAAtaggcttttttaaaaacagaaaaaaatacgcATCTTTCTACCAACAGTTACTGTTATCTAGTTTATCattccctccccctctccccccccACTATCCATTCAGAATGGTTTTGAAAAGTAGATAGCTGAAATAGTTAACCAAATAGGATCTGGAATTATGAACTGTGTAAaaaatagaatcttttttttcaTTACATGATTCCTTTAGGAACCGAGCACAGATTCTATGTCCTTTCTGGTATTTGATACAACATGCAAGATTATTTACCTAAATTGTAGTTTTTAAGGAGGTGTAGACATCATGTCATGTGTATCATTgctaataaattaaaaacacatcTGTTTTCATTAACAGAGAATTCTCGAATTAGAAAGTTCTTTGGAAAAAAGcttgcaagaaaataaaaatcaatcagAAGATTTAACTATTCATTTGGAAGCTGAAAAAAATAAGCACAATAAAGAAATTACAATCATGGTTGAAAAACACAAGACAGAATTGGAAAGTCTGCAGCATCAGCAAGATAACATTTGGACTGAAAAGCTCCAAGTCTTAAAGCAACAGCATCAGACTGAAATGGAAGAACTTAGAGAACAGTATGAGCGAGAGAAAGAAACATTGGTGAAAGACAGAGAGACACTCTTTCAGGCCCAcatagaagaaatgaatgaaaagactTTGGAAAAGCTTGATGTGAAGCAAACAGAATTGGAATCATTATCGTCTGAATTGTCAGAAGTATTAAAAATGCGTGACAGGCTAGAAGAAGAACTTTCTGTACTAAAGGATCAAGCAGGTCGAGTGAAGCAGGAATTAGAGGCCAAGCTGGATGAACAGAAAAATCATCACCAACAACAGGTTGACAATATCATTAAAGAACAAGAGATTTCTATCCAGAGAACTGAAAAGGCCTTAAAAGATGAAATTaaccagcttgggcttcttctgAAGGAAAAGGACAAGCATTTAAAAGACCATCAGGCCCATGTGGAAAGTTTAGAGGCAGACATCAAAAGGTCTGAAGGGGAACTCCAGCAGGCGTCGACTAAGCTGGAACTTTTCCAGTCACTGCAGAACACAGCGCATgagcaggctaaagtccatgaggaGCAGCTGGCCCAGTTGCAGCAGAAGTTGTTGGATTTGGAAACAGAAAGAATTCTTCTTACCAAACAGgtagctgaagttgaagctcaaaAGAAGGATGTTTGTGCTGAGTTAGACACTCACAAAATCCAGGTGCAGGATCTACTGCAGAAGCTTGAAAAACAGAATcgtgaaatggaagaaaaagtgaaatcTTTAACCCAACTCTATGAATCCCAACTTAAAGATAACAGCACAGAGCAGGAACAGACAAAGCAACTcttaatggaaaaggaaaatgttattttacaaatgagagaagcccagagcaaagaaatagaaatactcAAACAGAAATTATCAGCCAAGGAGGACAGTATTCGTGTTTTGCAAGAGGAATATGAagccaaatttaaaaatcaagagaaaaagatggaaaaaattaagcagaaagcaaaggagatgcaagaaatgttaaagaagaAATTGTTGGATCAGGAAGCCAAACTTAAAAAAGAGCTTGAAAATACTGCTCTGGAgctcagtcagaaagaaaaacacttcaatgCCAAAATTTTGGAAATGGCACAGGCTAACTCAGCTGGAATCAATGATGCAGTGTCAAGACTGGAGACAAACCAAAAGGAGCAAATAGAAAGTCTCACTGAGGCACACAGGCGAGAGCTCGATGATGTCATAGCAGGCTGGGAGCGGAAACTTAGTCAGCAAGCTGAAGAACTTCAGGAAAAACATGATATCCAGTTACAGGAGAAAGAACAAGAGGTAGCAGAACTGAAGCAAAAGATGCTCCTGTTTGGGtgtgaaaaagaagagatgaacAAGGAAATGGCGTGGCTGAAGGAAGAGGGTGCTAGGCAGGATACCGCGTTAAAGGAATTACAGGGACAGTTGAAGCAGAATGCTGCTCTCATGGATTCTCTCACACAGAATGAGACTAAACTAAAAGCTGAACTTGAAAAGCTGGAGGTTGACTTGAATGGCTCTCTGAAGGAAAACATTTTCCTTCAAGAGCAAGTAGCTGAGCTGAAGGTGCTGGCAGAAAAAGACAGGCTCAAGGTTTTGGAGTTTACTGAGAAGCTGAAAACCTCAGATGAAGAATTCCAGAGTCTGAAATCTTCACATGACAGCAGTAAGAAAAGCCTGGAGGACAAAAGCCTGGAATTCAAAAAGCTGTCAGAGGAGCTAGCAGTTCAGCTAGACCTTTACTCTAAGAAGACTGAAGCCTTACTACAGGCTAAAACAAGTGAGCTCGTCGACATCAGCAGCAGTAAAatcaatgccattctctctaGAATCTCCCATTGTCAACAGCACACAGCTAAAGTGAAGGAGGCACTACGAAGCAAAACTTGCCAGGTTTCTGAATTAGAAGCACAACTTAGACAGCTAACAGAAGAGCAGAATGTACTAAATAGTTCTTTTCAACATGCTACACATCAGTTGGAAGAAAAAGAATGTCAGATTAAGAGCATGAAGGCTGATATCGAAGGTCTTGTCACAGAAAAAGAAGCCTtacagaaggaaggaggaaatcaGCAACAGGCTGCTTCAGAAAAGGAATCTTGTATCACACAGTTGAAGAAAGAGTTGTCAGAAAACATCAATGCTGTCACCATGATGAAAGaagagcttaaagaaaaaaaagctgagaTCAGCAGTCTTAGTAAACAGCTAGCTGATTTGAATGCCCAGCTTCAGAATAGTATCAGCCTAGCTGAAAAAGAAGCGGCCATCTCATCACTAAGTAAGCGACATGATGAAGTACAGCAGGAACTGCTGGATCAAGTGCGAGATTTATCTTTGAAAGTTGAAACTCTGAGTAAAGAGAAAACGTCTGCTCTGGAACAGGCAGATCACTTGTCCATCAAATTCTCAGAGTGGAAGAAGAAAGCACAGTCAAGATTTACACAGTACCAAAATACTAGTAAAGAATTGCAGATGCAGCTTGagttaaaaacaaaggaaaccagtGAAAAGGATGAGCAGTTAACTTTATTGAAGGAGGACCTTGATCAGCAAAAGAAAAGATTTGAATATTTAAAGGGTGAGATGGAAGATAAGAAGAGTGAGATGGAGAAAAAGGATTTCCATTTAGAGACTGAGTTAAAAACTCAAACAGTGAGAATTGTGGAATTAGAGGAGCATGTTGCTCAGAAAACAATTGAAATTGAGTCCTTAAATGAAGTTCTTAAAAATTACCATCAACAAAAGGATAGTGAGCAGAAAGAAATGATTCAGAAACTCCAGCACATCCAAGAGTTAGGAGAAGAGAAGGACAACAGGGTTAAAGAGGCTGAAGAAAAAATCTTAAGACTTGAAGAGCAAGCATCTTCCATGAAATCTGAACTTGAATCTGTGAAGAAGGAATTGGAACATGTGAATTCAattgtgaaaggcaaagaagaggaGTTAAAAGCATTGGAAGATAGACTTGAATTAGAAGGTGCTGCGAAATTAGCAGAACTGAAGAAAAAAGCTGAACAAAAGATTGCTGCCATCAAGAAACAGTTGTTATCACaaatggaagagaaagaacagcaatacagaaaagacaaagaaagccaTCTGAGTGAGCTAACTACGAAACTgcaggaaagagacagagaaattcacatcttggaagaaaaactgaagtCCGTGGAAAGTTCACCACAATCAGAAATGTCAGCTGTACCTAGATTGTCAGAAAATGTGGCAGTGTGTACTGAGCAAGAAGAAGCAGATTCCCAAGGCTGTGTGCAAAATGCATGTGAAGAAAAACTCAGTGTCTTACAAAGAAACTTAATTGAAAAGGAAATGTTAGTGCAGAGGCTGgagcaggaaaaagaagaaataatttcctCTCATTCTGAAATACAGTGCAAGTACCAGGAGCTCTTAATAAAGGTAGAACAGGCCGAAGCAAAACAACATGAGGATCGAGTGACGATAAATCAGCTTCAAGAAGAACttgaaggaaaaaacaagaaacaCTCCTTGGTTTCTTCCCAGCATTTGGAAGAAGAAGGAGATAAAAATAACACAGGGGCAAAGCTGAACTTGGAAAATGTGGTTGACAATGTCCAGAAAACGCTCCAGGGGGAGGACTTGACCTGTCAGATCTTggagcaaaaaataaaagagctggATTCCTGCTTattgagagagagggaaggacacAGAGTTGAAATTGAAGCGCTGACCTCAAAACTTGAAAGTTTACAGGCTCTacaacaacagatgaatggaaaaagtaaACCCACAGAAGTTTTGGAAGAAAGTGCTGAAGGAAAGTCCACATCACACGTGGTTCAGCCCAGCTTGCTTAGTAACATGGAGGCCGATCACAATGACCTGGAGTTTAAATTAGCAGGGGCGGAGCAGGAGAAGAGGAAGCTGAGCCAGGAGGTGGTTAAACTGCAGAAAGATATTCGAGTGCTGCGGAAGGAGCATCAGCAAGAACTGGATATAGTaaagaaagagtatgaaaaagaaatggaagagaaaatcaAGTAAGCTTTTAttcatcttatttatttgttgactgtgctgggtctttgttgctgtgtgcaggccttctctagttgccgtgagcaGAGGCTGCTACTCTGCATTGCGGTGCATgcgcttctcattgtggtggcttctcctgttgtggcgCACCGGATCTGGGCAAGTGGGCTCAGCAGTTAGTAGTGCATGGGCtaagttgctccgaggcatgtgggttcttcctggaccagggatcaaatctgtgttctGTGCATTGGCAGtgggggtcttaaccactggaccaccagagaagccccaaggaagttttgtttttttttcccagtatgaTTATTTTTGAGGTAATCTTCCCTAATGAAATCTTTTTTGTGTCTTAATACAGTTAAGTTTCATAACCTAAATTTGTTAATAATCAAATTTGTAAATATAGTTAAGTTAAATgctgaagagaaataaaagcaattaaATGCAAGAAGCAGTGTTTTTCCATGTCTATTTAAGGGGGAAAAACTCTTTCCTTGCGTATGAGATGATGATTATTAGGTACATAACCCAGTAATTATTTTTTGTTCTATTATTTTTAGTATTAATGttgttatatagatatatatgatgTATATGGTATATGGTAATTTtaagtggaaaatgaaaattcTCAAATCCTTAGGACCATTCCCTAGAGTTAATCATAGTTTACTTAGCCTTCCAGAAGTTTTCTGTGGCTGGAGACACATACATGTGTGCTCATACATACACACCCTTAAATATGGTTGATACCAGTGAGATCAGACTATATGCACTGCTTTTTTTGTATGGCAATAATTAGCTCTTCATATTTTGGTACTCAGACAGGAGCAGGAAGATCTTGAGTTGAAGCACAATTCCACATTAAAACAGCTGATGAGAGAGTTTCATACACAGCTGGCACAAAAGGAACAGGAACTGGAAATGACCATAAAGGAGACCATCGGTAAGTAAACTTTTGAAttcaataaaaatcaaatcaGAATCAGTCAGCAGTGGCTATTTATAATTTAAGCTTATTCTTTTCacattgtgctaagtgctttatgtAATTATAAACAGTAGAAACAAAATGATTCTTGCCCAAGAAAGCTCACTGATGGAAACTGTGCTACTTGAAAGTGACTTGCCTTTCAGAGGGAAGGAGCAGGTGGAAGAACCTGAAAGCACTGGCTGATTAATTACCTGATGAAGGCACTGCTGCTCCCTGAGAAGGATACATTTGATCAATTTGATCAGTTGATTTTAATCAAGTTTATTGATAATTTGGAACAAGGATTCTTACAGATAGTAGGATATAGATATTAATTCTTACCTAATATATTTGCTTGTAtgtgtccatttttttttattgattagATAAAGCCCAGGAAGTGGAGGCTGAACTTTTAGAAAGCCATCAAGAAGAGACAAATCGGTTATataaaaaaattgcagagaaagaagATGATCTAACAAGAACGGCGAAAAGATACGAAGAAATCCTTGATGTaccttattttctctctctctcttgaaaTTTAGGTGAAATAGATTTCGTGGTAGTGCTAAAGAAGACTGGGCTGTCAGATTTCCTGTTTTTCTAATGTAGAgggttttttgggggggaggggagttCAATATTATTGAAATTAGTATTTTTCCATTGTTTGCAGATTTATGAGGAGTCTATTTGATTTCTGCTAGGTTTGTAGTTTTCTGATCAGTGTCTGCTTACCAGGCATACTTGAAGCAACAGTGAGTTAGTAAGGGGAAGAATGGATTttcttctctatctcccagaTTCAGATCAAATTGTGAGATCACCAGACTAAGAATTGAGAGCTTGTGTTTAAGACAGTTAGTGTGTGTATGAGCTTAACTGGGATCATTTCAGGAGGGCcagttaattttatttcatccCTACCCAATTTGCATAGTTTTTGTTGATCTCAAGggaggaaaaagatgaaaaaaaagaatacaccaGCCAAATCTTTTATATGCAGTTGAAAGATAAATTCAGTATACTGTTTATTCTACTAGTGGTGGATTAGTGTTGTCATTTTTATGTATAAAGATAAGCCGCGAATGCTAGTGAGTATTTGGACTCCAGAATATTTTTGAGTATAAAACAATGTAAATTATTCTTTCTTGGAGTGCAGATTCTTTAGTTACTGCAAGCCTTAGTTCACAGTGTACTGAGAACCATTTGATGATTACGAATGGGTAAACCAGAGAATCCTGCCTTAGTCTGGCTGTGGCAGCAGTAGAGGTCTGAGCCAGGAACAGATTctagtaataatttttttaaatataattgaaaaagCTGGAATTCTGGGGTATGTTACATGAATATAAATGTTccgttcagtcattcagtctcgtctgactccttgcaaccccatggactgcagcatgccaggcttccatgtcccatcactaactcccagaacttattcagactgatgtccatagagtcagtgatgccatccaaccatctcatcctgtagtccccttctcctcccgccttcaatctttcccagcatcagagtcttttccagtgtgtcagctgttcgcatcaggtggccaaaggattggagcttcagcttcagcatcagtccttccgatgaatattcaggactgatttcctttaggatggactggttggatctccttgcattccaaggggctctcaagagtcttctccaaaaccacagttcaaaagcatcaattctttggtgattttttaatatagtttttgaGTTATAGATTtcaatatgaaagaaaatttgaataaTTTCACATTTTCGTATACTTTCCTAGAGTATATGTGtgcaaagctttaaaaaaaaatcattgtttcttGAATGCTTAGAGAATGTTGGGATTGGAAGATACATTAAAGCTAGTTTTAGGTTTaccttctgttttttctttttttgtggtttatttaatttttttgcagaAGGAGAATGAGTTCAGCATAGTTAAATGATTTTCTTAAAACTACAGAGCGAGTAGTAGAGCGCTGACTCTGTTAGTTTCGTGTATTTTATAAAGGcttcttttttaagaaaggaaCTTGGGGAAGGGAACAGTTGTGTATCATGGGTAGTTAAGTCAGGGAGCTTCATGTGCAGGGGACAGACCGTGCCAGAGCTATACTGTTCCCTTTTGtgaactctctctctctgtctctctgagtgtgtgtgtcaggggaCCAGTAGCACAAGGCAGACTTTGCAGATCACAGCATACCTCTGTAGGCAGAGAGGTCAGTGAACAGGGAGATAGGTGACAGTTGACCTCCGTATGGTTACTTCTGGGAGATGTGGTGTTTACTAGAAAATAAATGGTCCTTCCAGCTTCAGGCTTGGAGCAGTAGAGCagtagagacaggaagtagaggATGGGCCAGAGGAGTTGGGTGGACTCTTCCCCGGACCCCTTCCTGTACCTTAGACCAGCACTGTCCACTAGAAATACAGTGCAAACCACAAtgggat contains these protein-coding regions:
- the GOLGA4 gene encoding golgin subfamily A member 4 isoform X1, which codes for MFKKLKQKISEEQQLQQALASTQASSSSSTPTRTRSRTSSFTESLDEGTPNRELLAGMIAEPAFLSEYTIFALDSSKQPKTQTESVNVSFQATKSPDSVNGSEPTTPQSSDTQSFAQKLQLRVPSVESLFRSPVKESLVRSSSKESLVRTSSRESLNRFDLDSSAAFFDPPSDMESETEDSLGNLDSLSKEQLIQWLRRTERRLNGYKGKCCELVTAYQALHREKKKLQGILSQSQDKALRRIGELREELQMDQQAKKHLQEEFDASLEEKDQYISVLQTQVSLLKQRLRNGPLNAELPKPLPQMEPEAEGVTKENTDSDAEPVVGDGASAKAVEALQQRVKRQENLLQRCKETIRSHKEQCAQLTSEKEALQEQLDERLQELEKMKELHMAEKTKLITQLRDAKNLIEQLEQDKGMVIAETKRQMHETLEMKEEEIAQLRSRIKQMTTQGEELREQKEKSERAAFEELEKALSTAQKTEEARRKMKAEMDEQIKAIEKASEEERVRLQQELSCVKQEVIDITKKSSEQIAKLQKLHEEELASKEQELMKKLQTQETEFQEQMRLALEKSQSEYLKITQEKDQQESLALEELELQKKAILTESENKLRDLQQEAETYRTRILELESSLEKSLQENKNQSEDLTIHLEAEKNKHNKEITIMVEKHKTELESLQHQQDNIWTEKLQVLKQQHQTEMEELREQYEREKETLVKDRETLFQAHIEEMNEKTLEKLDVKQTELESLSSELSEVLKMRDRLEEELSVLKDQAGRVKQELEAKLDEQKNHHQQQVDNIIKEQEISIQRTEKALKDEINQLGLLLKEKDKHLKDHQAHVESLEADIKRSEGELQQASTKLELFQSLQNTAHEQAKVHEEQLAQLQQKLLDLETERILLTKQVAEVEAQKKDVCAELDTHKIQVQDLLQKLEKQNREMEEKVKSLTQLYESQLKDNSTEQEQTKQLLMEKENVILQMREAQSKEIEILKQKLSAKEDSIRVLQEEYEAKFKNQEKKMEKIKQKAKEMQEMLKKKLLDQEAKLKKELENTALELSQKEKHFNAKILEMAQANSAGINDAVSRLETNQKEQIESLTEAHRRELDDVIAGWERKLSQQAEELQEKHDIQLQEKEQEVAELKQKMLLFGCEKEEMNKEMAWLKEEGARQDTALKELQGQLKQNAALMDSLTQNETKLKAELEKLEVDLNGSLKENIFLQEQVAELKVLAEKDRLKVLEFTEKLKTSDEEFQSLKSSHDSSKKSLEDKSLEFKKLSEELAVQLDLYSKKTEALLQAKTSELVDISSSKINAILSRISHCQQHTAKVKEALRSKTCQVSELEAQLRQLTEEQNVLNSSFQHATHQLEEKECQIKSMKADIEGLVTEKEALQKEGGNQQQAASEKESCITQLKKELSENINAVTMMKEELKEKKAEISSLSKQLADLNAQLQNSISLAEKEAAISSLSKRHDEVQQELLDQVRDLSLKVETLSKEKTSALEQADHLSIKFSEWKKKAQSRFTQYQNTSKELQMQLELKTKETSEKDEQLTLLKEDLDQQKKRFEYLKGEMEDKKSEMEKKDFHLETELKTQTVRIVELEEHVAQKTIEIESLNEVLKNYHQQKDSEQKEMIQKLQHIQELGEEKDNRVKEAEEKILRLEEQASSMKSELESVKKELEHVNSIVKGKEEELKALEDRLELEGAAKLAELKKKAEQKIAAIKKQLLSQMEEKEQQYRKDKESHLSELTTKLQERDREIHILEEKLKSVESSPQSEMSAVPRLSENVAVCTEQEEADSQGCVQNACEEKLSVLQRNLIEKEMLVQRLEQEKEEIISSHSEIQCKYQELLIKVEQAEAKQHEDRVTINQLQEELEGKNKKHSLVSSQHLEEEGDKNNTGAKLNLENVVDNVQKTLQGEDLTCQILEQKIKELDSCLLREREGHRVEIEALTSKLESLQALQQQMNGKSKPTEVLEESAEGKSTSHVVQPSLLSNMEADHNDLEFKLAGAEQEKRKLSQEVVKLQKDIRVLRKEHQQELDIVKKEYEKEMEEKIKQEQEDLELKHNSTLKQLMREFHTQLAQKEQELEMTIKETIDKAQEVEAELLESHQEETNRLYKKIAEKEDDLTRTAKRYEEILDAREEEMTAKVMDLQTQFEDLQKKYQQRLEQEETPSSDKVTIMELQTQLAQKTTLISDSKLKEQEFREQIHNLEDRLKKYEKNVYTTTVGTPYKGGNLYHTDVSLFGEPTEFEYLRKVLFEYMMGRETKTMAKVITTVLKFPDDQTQKILEREDARLMYTSPRSGIF